In Porphyromonas cangingivalis, a genomic segment contains:
- a CDS encoding SAM-dependent methyltransferase has translation MTRGRLYLIPISLGDAPVERYQPGENLRILSQLTTFVVENAKTARQYIKSVLPESKISELTIYEVDKHNGYAYPVEVMQALLSGTDVGLMSEAGCPAVADPGSLIVKEAHLKGVQVVPLVGPSSILLSLMASGFSGQRFTFLGYLPIDDKKRKNLFADMAHRVRAYGETQIFIETPYRNDKLIAELCKTLPDAMHLCVAVDLTTAGEEIHRHSIKEWKKVASGISLHKRPAIFLIG, from the coding sequence ATGACCCGAGGACGCCTTTATCTTATCCCCATATCGCTTGGAGATGCTCCTGTGGAGCGTTATCAGCCGGGAGAGAATCTCCGCATCTTGTCTCAACTCACGACCTTTGTCGTCGAGAATGCCAAGACCGCAAGGCAGTACATTAAATCCGTCTTGCCCGAATCCAAAATTTCTGAGCTCACTATATATGAGGTGGACAAGCACAACGGGTATGCTTATCCCGTCGAAGTGATGCAGGCTCTGCTCTCGGGTACTGACGTGGGATTGATGTCCGAAGCCGGATGTCCTGCCGTCGCCGATCCCGGTAGTCTGATCGTCAAGGAGGCTCACCTCAAGGGGGTACAGGTCGTTCCGCTCGTGGGCCCATCATCCATCCTTCTTTCTCTGATGGCTTCCGGCTTCAGTGGGCAGAGGTTTACATTCTTGGGTTATCTACCTATTGACGACAAGAAGCGTAAAAACTTGTTTGCAGATATGGCACATAGGGTGCGTGCCTATGGAGAGACTCAGATCTTCATAGAGACACCGTACCGAAATGACAAACTCATCGCAGAGCTTTGTAAGACCTTGCCTGATGCCATGCACTTATGTGTGGCCGTAGATCTCACGACGGCGGGGGAAGAGATACATAGACACTCCATCAAGGAGTGGAAGAAGGTGGCCTCAGGGATCAGCTTGCACAAACGTCCTGCGATATTCCTTATCGGCTGA
- a CDS encoding TIGR01777 family oxidoreductase, translating to METLLITGAEGMIANHFATLYDGKYNIRFLSRRPVGPNVYHWDPATGIIDPAALEGVDHVLHLSGASLFGHRWTTRYRNEIISSRADAITLIASALMAQGIRLSSFVSVSATGYYGMDTEDELMYETSKPGKDFVSKVCLAWEEEAELLHVENLAERVVILRLGLVFSHYFGALPYMAKGCRMGVASILGTGKQYVPWIHVNDLCRMFHFVIQNPFAHGVYNAVAPEKVTYRDVVSTLAQLHTGRACEVWVPSPIIRLFYGEASDLLLKGNRVSCEKIEEAGFEFLHPELEEALEHIYQL from the coding sequence ATGGAGACTTTATTGATAACCGGTGCTGAGGGGATGATAGCCAACCACTTCGCTACGCTGTATGATGGGAAGTACAACATCCGTTTTTTGAGTCGTCGCCCTGTCGGGCCTAATGTCTATCATTGGGATCCCGCCACGGGTATCATCGATCCTGCGGCTCTTGAGGGGGTCGATCATGTTCTGCATCTTTCGGGGGCAAGTCTCTTCGGTCATCGCTGGACTACTCGTTATCGCAACGAAATCATCTCCAGCAGAGCCGATGCCATTACTCTCATTGCTTCCGCTCTGATGGCACAAGGCATCCGTCTCTCATCATTTGTCTCCGTCTCTGCCACCGGGTATTATGGTATGGACACAGAGGACGAACTCATGTACGAGACCTCCAAGCCCGGCAAAGACTTCGTCTCCAAGGTCTGTCTTGCGTGGGAGGAAGAGGCAGAGTTGCTTCATGTCGAGAACCTTGCCGAGAGGGTCGTGATCCTAAGACTCGGACTCGTCTTCAGCCACTACTTCGGAGCACTGCCTTATATGGCGAAGGGCTGTCGCATGGGTGTGGCGAGTATCCTTGGTACAGGCAAACAGTATGTGCCTTGGATCCATGTCAATGACCTCTGTCGGATGTTTCACTTCGTGATCCAAAATCCATTTGCACATGGCGTCTACAATGCAGTAGCACCCGAAAAGGTGACGTATAGAGATGTTGTATCTACCTTGGCACAGCTCCATACCGGTCGTGCTTGCGAAGTATGGGTGCCCAGCCCGATCATACGTCTTTTCTACGGTGAGGCAAGTGATCTCCTGCTCAAGGGTAACAGAGTGTCTTGTGAGAAGATAGAGGAAGCCGGATTCGAATTTTTGCACCCTGAGTTGGAAGAGGCCTTGGAGCACATCTATCAGCTATGA
- a CDS encoding GSCFA domain-containing protein, which translates to MELIHKVNIPKRAQGYDHTTRFSLWGSCFSSELTAYLQDNLFTVHPSPFGIMYNPASIAKGLQRVLEGKAFDESELFEQDGIWYSNMHHGDYASHDKGLALSRINEDLEHLKNVLKDINVWVFTFGTSYIYEEVKTSEVVNNCHRRPAKDFSRRRLSVEEIVSLWKPLVARLQEAGGEVIFTVSPICHYRDGAHESRLGKAVLLLAIDALQEESSRVGYFPSYEIMMDELRDYRFYAEDLVHPSPTAVRYIMERFAETHIDALATESILTRWSALRKLLAHSPMTTHPDRLRAHYFSLLEKLEAFRAECPNEMIQKSITQVQSSLAQIR; encoded by the coding sequence ATGGAACTGATACACAAGGTAAACATCCCCAAGCGTGCACAGGGCTACGACCACACGACGAGATTCAGTCTATGGGGTTCGTGCTTTTCGTCCGAACTCACTGCGTACCTTCAAGACAACCTTTTCACCGTCCACCCTTCTCCCTTCGGCATCATGTACAACCCGGCCTCAATAGCAAAGGGACTGCAGAGGGTGCTGGAGGGAAAAGCTTTCGATGAGAGCGAACTCTTCGAGCAAGATGGTATTTGGTACAGCAATATGCACCATGGGGATTATGCTTCGCACGATAAGGGGCTTGCCCTGAGTCGTATCAATGAGGACTTGGAACATCTAAAGAATGTGCTCAAGGACATCAATGTGTGGGTATTTACTTTTGGTACTTCGTACATCTATGAGGAGGTGAAGACCTCGGAGGTCGTCAATAACTGTCACCGTCGTCCGGCCAAAGACTTCTCACGTCGCCGACTTTCGGTCGAAGAGATCGTCTCTCTCTGGAAACCTTTGGTCGCAAGACTGCAAGAGGCTGGAGGCGAAGTGATCTTCACCGTCAGTCCGATCTGCCACTATCGGGACGGTGCACATGAGAGTCGTCTGGGCAAGGCTGTCCTCCTTTTGGCCATCGATGCCCTGCAGGAGGAGTCCTCTCGGGTGGGGTACTTTCCCTCGTATGAGATCATGATGGACGAGCTCCGAGACTATCGCTTCTATGCCGAAGACCTCGTTCACCCATCTCCCACGGCGGTACGATACATCATGGAGCGTTTTGCCGAGACTCATATCGATGCCCTTGCGACAGAGAGCATCCTCACACGCTGGTCAGCCCTTCGTAAACTCCTGGCACATAGCCCGATGACGACACATCCCGATCGTCTGAGGGCTCATTACTTTTCACTTCTTGAGAAGTTGGAGGCTTTCCGAGCAGAGTGCCCCAACGAAATGATACAGAAGTCCATCACACAAGTACAATCCTCTTTGGCGCAAATACGATGA
- a CDS encoding glycosyl transferase family 90: protein MKLRQRLSYTFNSGKNPKFVYYIRSYARLLVPQAWCRSRLNSLLARVAKRPDKDYIMRRVEYYNALTPTLLPADAPRLRDHRMGENKVYFFDTYEYTRYFDDDLRWAFLPGDVTHVPDVPSIVKSRPLTPDNANSVVMKLDKVRHFTFIKDRKSFTEKMDKVIFRGKTEDKESRIRFMQMYFDHPMCDLGDVSHSCPQHEWIVEKMTLRAHLDYKFVMALEGIDVASNLKWIMSSNSLAVMPKPTCETWFMEGTLIPNHHYVEIKPDFSDLEERVRYYIDHPDEAQRIIENANAYVRQFWDKEREDLISLLVLQKYFEQTNPGYKK from the coding sequence ATGAAGTTACGCCAACGTTTGTCATATACGTTCAACAGTGGGAAGAATCCCAAATTCGTCTACTATATCCGTAGTTATGCTCGTCTCTTGGTTCCTCAAGCATGGTGTCGAAGTCGTCTCAACAGCCTATTGGCTCGTGTGGCAAAACGCCCGGACAAGGACTATATCATGCGACGTGTCGAGTATTACAATGCTCTCACGCCGACTCTGCTTCCTGCCGATGCACCTCGGCTCCGTGATCATCGTATGGGAGAGAATAAGGTTTACTTCTTCGATACTTACGAGTACACCAGATATTTTGATGATGATCTCCGATGGGCTTTTCTTCCCGGAGATGTTACTCATGTCCCCGATGTGCCTTCGATAGTGAAGAGTCGTCCTCTTACTCCCGATAATGCCAACTCGGTCGTGATGAAACTGGATAAGGTGAGGCACTTCACTTTCATCAAGGATCGCAAGTCTTTCACGGAGAAGATGGACAAGGTCATCTTCAGAGGAAAGACCGAAGACAAGGAGTCTCGCATCCGATTTATGCAGATGTACTTCGATCATCCGATGTGCGATCTCGGAGATGTCTCGCATAGTTGTCCGCAGCATGAGTGGATCGTGGAGAAGATGACCCTCAGGGCGCACTTGGACTACAAGTTTGTGATGGCACTGGAGGGGATAGATGTCGCAAGCAATCTGAAGTGGATCATGTCGTCCAACTCTCTTGCCGTCATGCCCAAGCCCACTTGTGAGACTTGGTTCATGGAGGGTACTTTGATTCCGAACCATCACTATGTCGAGATCAAGCCCGACTTCTCCGACTTGGAGGAGCGTGTGCGTTATTATATCGACCACCCCGATGAGGCGCAACGGATCATAGAGAATGCCAACGCTTATGTCCGACAGTTTTGGGATAAGGAGCGAGAGGATCTCATCTCACTATTGGTCTTGCAGAAGTATTTCGAGCAGACCAATCCGGGATACAAGAAATAA
- a CDS encoding ABC transporter permease, with amino-acid sequence MGFLHRFIANRFLYREGSDGGRKSLPVVRISAIGIALGVVLILLSIFIVRGFKLEIRDRINGFVGHLKIFHPDNAHNQYTQPLLTPSALLGEMRAIITPIDPKGVVYTFADQMGVIKTDSTYSGVIIHGVDSLYDAEFFKKYLLRGECPTFGSDEGSRILISSYVANYLDVDVGQTVMTYFFDGERLKVRKFDIAGVYRTGFKDYDENIAIGNIRDVRSILDWSEEQSGGVEVKLSDDRLSDSVYDNLYDLLLQRVNTGGERYTMLTARDMNPAMYGWVDLLDTNVRLILILMITVAAMTMITGVIVIILERVRAIATLKALGQRNHSLRQVFHHVAVRILLKGLLWGNAVALLIGALQSHFKLVKLDAAQYYIDYVPIHISIWAILLTNLITIVALYLIIFVPTMIIANIRPAEGVRFD; translated from the coding sequence ATGGGATTTTTACATCGGTTTATAGCCAATAGGTTTCTGTATCGAGAAGGATCGGACGGAGGACGAAAGAGTCTTCCTGTCGTGCGTATATCGGCCATCGGTATTGCGCTCGGAGTGGTGCTGATACTACTCTCGATATTCATAGTCCGGGGATTCAAGCTGGAGATAAGGGATCGCATCAACGGTTTTGTCGGGCATCTCAAAATCTTTCATCCCGACAACGCACATAATCAATACACACAGCCCCTGCTTACGCCTTCAGCCTTGTTGGGCGAGATGAGAGCGATCATAACTCCCATCGACCCTAAGGGGGTGGTCTATACCTTTGCAGATCAGATGGGAGTGATCAAGACCGACTCCACGTACAGCGGTGTGATCATCCATGGTGTGGACAGTCTGTATGATGCTGAATTCTTCAAAAAATACCTTTTGAGAGGAGAGTGTCCTACGTTCGGATCGGACGAAGGCAGTCGCATCTTGATCTCCTCCTATGTCGCCAACTATCTGGATGTCGATGTGGGGCAAACAGTGATGACTTACTTCTTTGACGGAGAAAGGCTGAAGGTGCGTAAGTTCGATATCGCAGGTGTGTACCGCACCGGATTCAAGGATTATGACGAGAACATTGCGATCGGAAATATCCGAGATGTCAGAAGTATCCTTGATTGGAGTGAAGAGCAGTCGGGTGGGGTAGAGGTCAAACTCTCCGATGATCGCCTCTCCGATAGTGTCTATGACAATCTCTATGACCTCCTTCTGCAGCGTGTCAATACCGGTGGCGAACGATATACCATGCTTACCGCGAGGGATATGAATCCCGCCATGTACGGTTGGGTCGATCTCTTGGACACCAATGTCCGCCTTATCCTCATCCTCATGATCACTGTCGCGGCCATGACGATGATCACGGGTGTCATCGTCATCATCCTCGAACGCGTACGAGCCATAGCCACCCTCAAGGCCTTGGGACAACGTAATCATTCGCTCCGACAGGTCTTTCATCATGTGGCCGTACGTATCCTCCTCAAGGGTCTGCTTTGGGGCAATGCTGTTGCCCTCCTGATCGGAGCTTTGCAAAGCCACTTCAAGTTGGTCAAGCTCGATGCCGCTCAGTATTATATCGACTATGTCCCGATACACATCTCCATTTGGGCGATACTGCTCACCAACCTCATTACGATAGTAGCACTCTACTTGATCATCTTCGTCCCGACGATGATCATTGCGAATATCCGTCCTGCCGAAGGGGTGCGGTTCGACTGA